The stretch of DNA AGCACCTAAATTGACTTTGATGCAAGGCTGGGAGATAACCTAGTTGCTAAAGTGATAgccatgaggacctgattttggaTCCCCAAAGCCCACATAAAAACCAGTGagtgactgtaatcccagcactgggaaggtggaggcagggggattcccTGgttcttgctggctagccagcctaagctgaatcagtgagttacaaattcagtgagaaaccctgtagttggagagcttctctccaggttccaccaagcccccgcggtcccacaacccatgtataaaataatcatacagacacttatattatttaaactgcttggccattagctcaggcctaccattgtctagctcttactcttatatttagcccatttctgttagtctatactttgccacatggcttgtggcttaccggtgtctttacatgttgtttctcgtggcagcggctggtagtgtctctccttcccagccttctacctcccacaattctcttctctgcttgtcctgcctatatttcctgcctggctactggccaatcagcattttatttatacagagtgatatccacagcaaaaccctgcctcataaaagtaaaaacaaagcaaaataaacacagGTGTAGAAACAATTGAAACTGGATATCGACTTCATGTTTCCACGTGCACCTGTACACATACtcgcacacaaacacatatacacacacaaacatcacataaacaaaagaacaaaagtaaagaTTAAAACTTGATATCGATTCAGGAGATCTAAGAATCCTTGGAGATCCCTGGAGTGCTtacaggatgggggtggggtggggtcctgCACCCTATCTGCCCTCGGGAAAATCCAGCAGCTTTCATCCTGAGGTTTTTGCCTTGGAGTCCTATGTTTAGAAGTGATGTGTTTCCCTGCTGGTGCTGGTCTGCATAACCTTAAGGGACACCCAGTAGGTGCTTCATGGGAATCTCTCCACGCAGGATACCATGAGCCCGTAGGCGAGTGAGCAGCAGGTCTGTGACCTCTCTTTCTTGTCTTGGCAGCAATGCAGAGCCGCCAGAGAAGAGGTTCAGAATGAACAGCTTCGTGTCAGGCTTTGGGAAACCACTGGAGTCAGATCAGGTGTTCTCTCGTCAGGGTAACGAGGAGTCCCGGTCTCTCTTCCACTGTTACATCAATGAAGTGGAACACTTGGACAGGGTCAAAGTCTGCCACCAGACAACAGCCATCGACAGTGATGTCCAGCTCCAGGAAGCCGTCAGAAGCAGTGGGAGGCCCGAGGAGGAGCTGAGCAGGTTTATGAAGTTTGACATCCCTAACTTCGTAAACACAGACCAGAACTCCTTTGGGGAGGATGATCTTCTGATTTCGGAACCACCTGTTCTTCTAGAAAATAAGCCAGTTTCCCAGACTTCACGTATAGACCTGGACTGAGAAATGCTTGTGGGCATCTTCCTGAGGATGCATTCTGTCTCTGTATAGCCAGAAACCTCCCCTGTCcccttggggtgtgtgtgtgtgtgtgtgtgtgtgtgtgtgtgtgtgtgtgtgtgtagagagagagagagagagagagagagagagagagagagggagggagggagaatgaaTGATGTTTAAAGTTTAAGATGTAGGCCAGGGCTGGGACTTAGTGATAGAGGTGTGGAGTTTGGAGATGGAAGGCAccattttgttgtctttttttttttttttttgttgggggggggagtgatgagttttgtttcttttcctttttggattAAAAACACACTTACAGTATTAAAGCTTCCTTATTGAAAAAAATTGACTACATATACAGTTGAGCTCCCCTGGGAGAGGGTTAGGTCACTGCATTCTGATCCAGCCCATTGCCACCATTCTTTGCCTATAACAGCTGCTTTACCTCTCTGGACTGCATGGCTTTAAAGGAAAGGTGGCACATCTGGAGTAGACGACCCATCCCAGCTCAAGTATTTTGTGACTTTCAGACTTAGCATCTAAGACGAGCTAATGTATATAGAAGCAATAGAAAATAGATCATGGCATCCTGGCTCTGATTGCAGGCTCTCAAGGTCTTGGTACCCTCCATCCAATCAGCCCTGCATTAAGTCGTATGTTGCTTAGGGGAACCTTTAGCAGGAGTCCAGGAGACTCACACACTGTGACAGTGCTTCTGCTGAGTCGCGCTTTGGCAGTTGATCTGAGGAACTCCATCCATCTGTGTTTTAAACCTGGGACAGCTCTGACCCCAGTGAGTGCCAGCCTAAAGTACCTCACAAGCATTTGAGCTCTCAGAAAATGGTAGGGCAGATTGTCATCTGGCTGATTGGGACCCTTCTGGGCATCCCTGTGGTCACACTGCTGAACTGTTTGGCTTCACAAGAAGATACTGTTTgccatgctgtctgtctgctttgGCGAGTGTATAGATGTTGACTGCCTGGCTTGGAGCCGAGATGGTCAGTGGGTTGTGTGTACCACAGTAACGTGTTCAGGATGGGGTGATGTTAACATGAGCAACATGTTGTTTGTTTCACAAAGGGTGCTGAGATGGTCAGTGGGTTGTGTGTACCACAGTAACGTGTTCAGGATGGGGTGATGTTAACATGAGCAACATGTTGTTTGTTTCACAAAGGAATCCACCCTACTTTGCTGGCGTCAGAAACAACTCAGTCTTGCACATGGTGAGTTGTATGCACGACCAGCTGCTCGTCTCTGGGGAGCATTGTCTTTGTGATTTGTCATCTGTCTTGCTTAAGTTGCATAATAAATGCATTTCTCGCACAGGAATTTTCTCTGGTTTGATTTTAACACAGGCAGGTTGTCATCTCTCTAAAAAGCCATCCATCCCATGTCTGCAATGTCTC from Onychomys torridus chromosome 7, mOncTor1.1, whole genome shotgun sequence encodes:
- the Mrap2 gene encoding melanocortin-2 receptor accessory protein 2, producing MSAQRLTSNRTSLQPASNSDYTWEYEYYEIGPVSFEGLKAHKYSIVIGFWVGLAVFVIFMFFVLTLLTKTGAPHQDNAEPPEKRFRMNSFVSGFGKPLESDQVFSRQGNEESRSLFHCYINEVEHLDRVKVCHQTTAIDSDVQLQEAVRSSGRPEEELSRFMKFDIPNFVNTDQNSFGEDDLLISEPPVLLENKPVSQTSRIDLD